One bacterium genomic window, CGTCTCCGTCGCCCTGAAGAAGGACTTCGACCTCAGCACCACGGTGAGCCTGCAACAGATGTTTTACGATTTCGGGAAGGTCCACCATGCGATAAACGCCGCCAGCCACGGCCAGCGGGCCAACGAATGGGGTCGGGAAGCGGCGCGGAGGGACATGGCCTACATGACCGTGATGGCCTACATGAAGGTGCTTCTTGCGCAGAAAGTCGTCTCGATAGCCAAGGGCTCCTACGACAACGCCGTGCGGACGCGCAGCATATTGGACGAGAAATATGAGTTCGGGAGGATCCCGCGCGGCGACGGCATCAAGTCCCAGGCGGACATCGCGGCGCGCCTGCCGGTCCTCAAAGAGGCCGAGTCCGACCTGGATCTTGCGATGAGAAATCTCAAGAGGCTGACCGACATCCCGGAGGAGCAGGGCGTATCGCTCACCGATTCCCTGGTGTCGAAATTCCCGAGGTACGACGCGGACAAATCGCTCGATCAGATGTTCGATGTCGAGCCGCATCTCAAACTCATCGAAGAGACGATAACCCTCAATACCGAGACCGCGAAGGCCGAGAAGGCGCAGTACTACCCCACGCTGGGCATGTACGCCAGCTACAGTCTGTTTGCGCAGTCGGATGATCCTTACCTTGGGCACGACGAGTTTCAAAACATAGGCAATGTCGGCCTGAACTTGAGCATACCGATCTGGAACGGCAACAGGACCTGGTCGAGGTACAAACAGGCGTTGATGCAGAAGGAGAACTCGAAGCTGGAGCTTGAGAAGGCCAACCGCGACCTGATCCTGGAGCTCAGGAACGCCATATCGGAGTACGATTCGCTGCTGGACACTTACCCGGCCAGCGTCGAGGCGGTCCGCCTGGCCAAGGAGTCTTTTGACGCGCAGGGCGACAGCTTCAGGGCCGGGTCTCTGACCCTGACGGAGCTCAACGACGCGGAGCTTCAGCTCACGAACAACCGCTTGAGGGAGGCGCTCGTCCTGTTC contains:
- a CDS encoding TolC family protein codes for the protein MNAVSTIRRSVLALSVGFSLLFAQGAFAQGVSKSPALRLGVSEAIDMAIKASETVQQRENDVTSSYYKRKEAVSQWLPQVNADAGYNYYPSVQTTSVAIVPGSPAVSVALKKDFDLSTTVSLQQMFYDFGKVHHAINAASHGQRANEWGREAARRDMAYMTVMAYMKVLLAQKVVSIAKGSYDNAVRTRSILDEKYEFGRIPRGDGIKSQADIAARLPVLKEAESDLDLAMRNLKRLTDIPEEQGVSLTDSLVSKFPRYDADKSLDQMFDVEPHLKLIEETITLNTETAKAEKAQYYPTLGMYASYSLFAQSDDPYLGHDEFQNIGNVGLNLSIPIWNGNRTWSRYKQALMQKENSKLELEKANRDLILELRNAISEYDSLLDTYPASVEAVRLAKESFDAQGDSFRAGSLTLTELNDAELQLTNNRLREALVLFNINQSIARIERLISGEGEKSWETRYLAE